The uncultured Desulfobulbus sp. genome window below encodes:
- a CDS encoding HD domain-containing protein: MHTTKGSLILKALSPDADEAQVIAYLEKRAKSIPPEKIPPLLQSLPVVLSRNVAEETGRLVIERLEELGAIAMFLPSEEAEAQSKARAVEVTEKKDTAPVTPARLRGKDTATFIKFKQANKELWIILFMLSVAWMLNYSVASQYLLLGFYTLPAVVSAYLFGRRQSVLTAFAAILMVGVVNYFNPGRFASVQFAGIGGENQWYHIVSWGCILLVTAYTMGTLYERNKNKVEELRQTYQGLLLILRHFIAQDEEKENHCFRVSIYATRIAATMGLNKDEIEDIRSAALLHDIGHLKVSRSLLLKASRLKLKDLAQVEGENHPLSGPMERILPLLIGQDEGGNQAQKDSQGRQSVGASILAVADAYDMLTTGTGDILPLSAGEAKKQILEDKDKGVAPEVLQFFSKAVDGSELELPSMLL; encoded by the coding sequence ATGCATACTACCAAAGGCTCACTTATCCTTAAAGCTCTTTCCCCGGATGCCGACGAGGCCCAGGTTATTGCCTATCTGGAGAAACGGGCCAAGAGTATTCCTCCGGAAAAGATTCCTCCGCTTCTGCAAAGTCTGCCCGTGGTTCTGAGCCGGAACGTGGCCGAAGAAACAGGGCGGCTGGTGATTGAGCGCCTGGAGGAATTAGGTGCCATCGCGATGTTTTTGCCCTCTGAAGAAGCAGAGGCTCAGTCAAAAGCTCGGGCGGTCGAGGTAACGGAGAAAAAAGATACTGCTCCAGTGACTCCAGCTCGATTGCGTGGAAAAGATACAGCTACATTTATAAAATTCAAACAGGCTAACAAAGAGTTATGGATCATTCTTTTCATGCTCAGTGTTGCCTGGATGCTCAACTATTCAGTCGCGTCCCAGTACCTGCTGTTAGGGTTTTATACCCTACCTGCGGTGGTTTCTGCTTATCTGTTCGGGCGCCGTCAGTCTGTCCTGACCGCCTTTGCTGCTATTCTCATGGTGGGGGTGGTCAACTATTTCAATCCGGGTCGTTTCGCAAGTGTTCAATTTGCGGGAATCGGCGGGGAAAATCAGTGGTATCATATAGTTTCCTGGGGCTGTATTCTTCTCGTCACCGCCTATACCATGGGGACGCTTTACGAACGGAACAAAAACAAAGTCGAAGAGCTGCGTCAGACCTATCAGGGCCTGCTGCTTATCCTCCGGCACTTCATTGCCCAGGACGAAGAAAAAGAAAATCATTGCTTTCGGGTCTCTATTTATGCCACCCGTATCGCCGCAACCATGGGATTGAATAAAGATGAGATTGAAGATATACGCTCTGCAGCCTTACTCCATGATATCGGTCATTTAAAGGTGAGTCGTTCGCTATTGCTCAAGGCCTCTCGTCTTAAGCTGAAAGATCTCGCACAGGTTGAGGGAGAAAACCACCCACTCAGTGGCCCGATGGAGCGTATCTTGCCCCTGCTCATCGGTCAGGATGAGGGAGGCAATCAGGCCCAGAAGGATTCCCAGGGAAGACAATCCGTCGGCGCCAGCATCCTGGCGGTTGCCGATGCCTATGACATGCTGACCACAGGTACTGGCGATATCTTGCCGCTTTCCGCAGGTGAAGCTAAAAAACAGATCCTGGAAGATAAGGACAAGGGCGTTGCCCCCGAGGTCCTGCAGTTTTTTTCAAAGGCTGTTGATGGCTCAGAACTTGAGTTGCCCAGTATGCTTCTTTAA
- a CDS encoding transposase, with amino-acid sequence MIARCPEIFPLEIQHGYRMKDSYVSIRLNIRIRRIEVENTNFTIRPSFVMPYQTAFTKDIDNALFLRKFDIPFWALAHVFGRNASFWYRLESHLGRFSIVGTTIKEPAKLPAHLVADEKHTKIRGKKCYIPTTVAEGCILGVAVTEKADNADLERGYSTFKQEALDLKPKYSPKTVNTDGWAATKNAFGNLFPSICILSCFLHIYIKIRDRSKKKHRELFIEVATALWECFQAPTRRSFSQKIRRLVEAAQYESYPDVILAPLKKIKSNIVDYSMTYKHKGSHRTSNMLDRLMQGMDRHMYNTRYFHGSLEAAEQNIRGWAHIKNFAPQNPKTVKQHAGLKSPSEQLNGRRYHDCWLQNLLISSSLGGFRGAPLNPK; translated from the coding sequence ATGATAGCCAGATGTCCGGAAATTTTTCCGCTTGAGATCCAGCATGGCTATCGGATGAAAGACAGTTACGTCTCAATAAGGCTCAACATCCGGATACGACGGATAGAAGTGGAAAATACGAATTTTACCATACGTCCATCATTTGTGATGCCCTATCAAACAGCATTCACCAAAGATATTGACAACGCCCTGTTTCTACGAAAATTTGATATACCGTTTTGGGCACTTGCACATGTTTTCGGCAGAAATGCATCGTTTTGGTATCGGCTTGAAAGCCACTTGGGACGATTCAGTATCGTCGGGACTACCATTAAGGAACCGGCCAAACTGCCGGCGCATCTCGTTGCCGACGAAAAGCACACGAAAATACGGGGCAAAAAGTGCTATATCCCAACAACTGTGGCTGAAGGCTGTATACTCGGTGTCGCCGTTACCGAAAAGGCAGACAATGCCGACCTTGAGCGAGGCTACAGCACCTTCAAGCAAGAGGCTCTGGATCTAAAACCGAAGTACTCCCCAAAGACTGTGAATACAGACGGCTGGGCAGCAACCAAAAATGCATTTGGCAACCTTTTTCCATCGATATGCATCTTGTCCTGTTTTCTGCATATTTACATTAAGATACGCGACAGATCCAAGAAAAAACACAGGGAGCTATTCATCGAGGTGGCAACAGCGCTTTGGGAATGTTTTCAAGCCCCCACAAGGCGTTCATTTTCCCAAAAAATCAGAAGACTTGTGGAAGCAGCACAATACGAATCGTATCCTGATGTGATTCTAGCCCCTTTGAAAAAGATCAAGAGCAATATCGTTGATTATTCAATGACATACAAGCACAAGGGAAGTCACAGAACAAGCAACATGCTTGACCGGTTAATGCAGGGAATGGACCGCCACATGTACAATACGAGATATTTCCACGGTTCCCTGGAAGCAGCAGAGCAAAATATTCGGGGCTGGGCGCACATCAAAAATTTTGCTCCGCAAAACCCGAAAACGGTGAAACAACATGCTGGATTGAAAAGTCCATCCGAACAGTTGAATGGCCGTCGATATCACGATTGCTGGCTACAGAACCTTTTGATTTCCTCCTCTCTTGGAGGATTTCGAGGGGCTCCCCTAAATCCGAAATAA
- a CDS encoding M48 family metalloprotease, with product MLYNNLLYFLVVIFVFSTNTPPAKPALSTAWTLMAVIASYWLFAQVARKWFSRAGYGPSGYFSAEKKLSILAVVVFMSLVYLLDIKHFLTPLSLDGKLPVLTDLAGLGSFFLLLALMWRAARHPYEQIFQRSYSSFAFIRSNFKANLPIVLPWLCLSLVFDGLQLLPFPQLKALLRSPWGDLVLFFFFLVFLILVFPPLVRFLWGCTPLPPSPLRERLLSFCRSQGFHTEIYTWPLFEGQVLTAGIMGIVPKLRYLLITPALLATLNQDELDSVLAHEIGHVKHMHLVLYMVLFLGFSVLAGAVATPLPHLILSNDLFYELLPHLPISPENVLGVLATAPLLILMLVYFRFIFGYFIRNFERQADAYVFHAMGTSWPLISSFEKIAHVSGGNRDEKNWHHYGIGERIDFLRLCEDDRRHITRHKRKLHQSLIAYFALIGLVIFGLHQVPTGKLSKEYETKYAEAVLMQKVRQEPKNSIWLIYLGDFLQSRQMEKRAVEAYEQALTLSPMNAELNNNLAWLLLTAKDTTIRNADRALTLALTAAMLKERGHILDTLATAYWANGMIKDAVETEQRAFRLDAKNQPYYLEQVGRFMREQWGKEASAEDTSGSPN from the coding sequence ATGCTCTATAATAATCTGCTCTATTTTTTGGTGGTCATTTTCGTTTTTTCCACCAATACCCCCCCAGCCAAACCAGCTCTTTCAACTGCCTGGACCCTGATGGCGGTTATCGCCAGCTACTGGCTGTTTGCCCAAGTAGCCAGAAAATGGTTTTCCCGGGCAGGCTATGGCCCCAGTGGATATTTTTCTGCGGAGAAAAAGCTTTCCATCTTGGCGGTGGTCGTCTTTATGAGCTTGGTCTATCTTTTAGACATCAAACATTTTCTCACTCCGCTTTCCCTGGACGGAAAGTTACCGGTTCTGACAGACCTGGCCGGACTGGGAAGTTTTTTTCTGCTGTTAGCCTTGATGTGGCGAGCCGCTCGCCATCCCTATGAACAGATTTTTCAGCGCTCGTACAGCTCCTTTGCTTTTATCCGCTCCAATTTCAAAGCCAACCTGCCGATCGTTCTCCCCTGGCTCTGCCTCTCATTGGTCTTTGACGGCTTACAGCTCCTCCCCTTCCCCCAGCTCAAAGCATTGCTCCGCTCCCCCTGGGGTGACTTGGTGCTGTTTTTCTTTTTTCTCGTTTTCCTCATCTTGGTTTTTCCGCCCCTGGTGCGTTTTCTCTGGGGCTGCACACCGCTCCCGCCGAGTCCACTCAGGGAAAGACTACTCTCCTTTTGCAGGTCCCAGGGATTTCACACAGAAATATACACCTGGCCCCTGTTCGAAGGCCAGGTTCTCACTGCAGGGATAATGGGAATCGTCCCCAAACTCCGCTATCTCCTAATTACACCTGCGCTTCTGGCCACCTTAAATCAAGATGAACTCGACAGCGTCCTCGCCCATGAGATCGGCCATGTAAAACACATGCACCTGGTCCTCTACATGGTTCTCTTTCTGGGCTTCAGCGTACTTGCCGGAGCTGTTGCCACCCCTCTGCCTCATCTGATTTTATCCAATGATCTATTTTACGAGCTTCTGCCCCACCTCCCCATCAGCCCGGAAAACGTGCTTGGCGTCCTGGCCACGGCACCGCTTTTAATCCTGATGCTTGTCTATTTTCGTTTTATTTTTGGCTACTTCATTCGAAATTTTGAACGCCAAGCTGATGCCTATGTCTTTCATGCCATGGGCACCAGCTGGCCCTTGATCAGTTCATTTGAAAAAATCGCTCATGTCAGTGGCGGTAACCGGGATGAAAAAAACTGGCATCATTACGGCATTGGCGAACGCATTGATTTCCTCCGTCTCTGTGAGGATGACCGTCGCCACATCACCCGCCACAAACGAAAGCTTCACCAAAGCCTCATCGCCTACTTTGCCTTAATTGGTCTTGTTATTTTTGGGCTTCACCAGGTTCCCACGGGTAAACTCTCCAAAGAATACGAAACCAAATACGCGGAAGCAGTGTTGATGCAGAAGGTACGGCAGGAGCCCAAAAACAGCATCTGGCTTATTTACCTTGGCGACTTTCTCCAGAGTCGGCAGATGGAAAAACGAGCTGTCGAAGCCTACGAGCAGGCGCTGACACTTTCGCCAATGAATGCTGAGTTGAACAACAACCTGGCCTGGCTTTTGTTAACCGCTAAAGACACCACAATCCGCAATGCAGATCGCGCCCTGACGCTGGCTCTGACGGCAGCCATGCTCAAGGAGCGAGGACACATCTTAGACACTCTGGCCACGGCCTATTGGGCAAACGGCATGATCAAAGATGCCGTGGAGACTGAACAACGGGCATTTCGATTAGATGCAAAAAATCAGCCGTATTACCTGGAACAGGTCGGCAGGTTCATGCGCGAACAATGGGGAAAGGAAGCAAGCGCTGAGGATACGTCCGGCTCACCCAATTAG
- a CDS encoding Nif3-like dinuclear metal center hexameric protein has protein sequence MGTVQDILTILHRITPEHLAEDWDNVGLLVGDPRQPVHRILLALDPTCQLAEEAVQGQYDLILTHHPIIFRPLKALRTDTPTGTFLALTTKHQISVIACHTNFDSVPNGVSGHLATSLGLEHIHPLLPAKHNCSQPCGLGQIGTYSSPLSAQSFLDRIRQVLQPPWLLEAGVRPEQVATVAVCGGSCSDFAELAHKSGVDVFLTSEVKHSVARWAEDAGLWLIDGGHFATENSAMTVLEHLLLQESAASGWNLIVDVAHQEPPLRLVA, from the coding sequence GTGGGTACCGTACAAGACATACTTACAATTCTCCATCGTATCACTCCAGAGCACTTGGCTGAGGACTGGGATAATGTCGGTCTTCTGGTTGGGGATCCCCGACAACCGGTTCACCGAATACTTTTGGCCCTGGACCCCACCTGTCAGCTTGCCGAAGAAGCGGTCCAAGGGCAATACGATCTCATCCTCACGCACCACCCCATCATTTTTCGACCTCTCAAAGCACTTCGTACCGATACCCCGACCGGTACCTTTCTCGCTCTTACCACCAAGCATCAGATTAGCGTTATTGCCTGCCACACCAATTTCGACAGCGTCCCCAATGGGGTCAGTGGTCATTTGGCGACATCGCTCGGGCTTGAGCATATACACCCACTTCTTCCAGCCAAGCACAACTGTTCTCAGCCCTGTGGTCTGGGGCAGATCGGCACCTATTCTTCCCCTCTTTCAGCACAGTCATTTCTTGACCGTATACGTCAGGTGCTGCAGCCTCCCTGGCTCCTTGAAGCAGGTGTTCGCCCTGAACAGGTTGCAACTGTGGCTGTCTGTGGAGGGTCCTGTTCAGATTTTGCTGAGCTTGCGCATAAAAGCGGGGTGGATGTTTTTTTGACCTCCGAGGTCAAACATTCTGTGGCCCGTTGGGCCGAGGATGCCGGTTTGTGGCTTATTGACGGAGGTCATTTTGCCACGGAAAATTCAGCCATGACTGTACTGGAGCATCTTTTGCTGCAGGAAAGTGCAGCCAGTGGTTGGAATCTTATTGTTGACGTCGCTCACCAGGAACCACCACTGAGGTTGGTGGCCTGA
- a CDS encoding C4-type zinc ribbon domain-containing protein — MKEEIFKLIKLQAIDSEIAGFDKAISKHRAIVADREQALEEKIEAIATHRSKIELLNQKQRETKVEHEDAGARVKDRQNKMMQVQTSREHQALLKEIEENKKILKDSEDRILQFIEQIEQLEQDVKNLENLCEGEKKLLAEEEANVEKEIQRIEQTKKTVVNQRETEAQELDGPYLKRYKMLIAKRDGLAVVPINGPVCQGCFMSLPPQQVNEVMKAEKLNLCPTCQRILYYPPA; from the coding sequence TTGAAAGAAGAAATATTCAAGCTGATCAAGCTGCAGGCTATTGATAGTGAAATTGCCGGGTTCGATAAGGCCATTTCCAAACATCGGGCGATAGTTGCCGATCGTGAGCAGGCTCTCGAAGAGAAAATAGAAGCCATCGCAACCCATCGCAGCAAGATCGAATTGCTCAATCAGAAGCAGCGTGAGACAAAAGTTGAGCACGAGGATGCTGGGGCCCGTGTAAAAGACAGGCAAAATAAGATGATGCAGGTGCAGACCAGTCGCGAGCACCAGGCGCTGTTAAAAGAAATTGAGGAAAACAAGAAGATCCTCAAAGACAGTGAAGATCGTATACTCCAGTTCATCGAGCAGATCGAGCAGTTGGAGCAGGATGTGAAGAATCTCGAAAACCTTTGCGAAGGCGAGAAAAAATTACTGGCCGAGGAAGAGGCCAACGTTGAAAAAGAGATTCAACGCATCGAGCAGACCAAAAAAACTGTAGTCAATCAGCGAGAGACCGAAGCGCAAGAACTCGATGGGCCCTATCTCAAACGCTACAAAATGTTGATTGCCAAGCGTGATGGTCTGGCAGTGGTCCCGATCAATGGTCCTGTCTGTCAGGGATGTTTTATGTCTTTACCCCCACAGCAGGTCAACGAGGTGATGAAGGCCGAGAAGCTGAACCTCTGCCCCACCTGTCAGCGTATTTTGTACTACCCCCCAGCCTGA
- a CDS encoding ribonuclease HI family protein, protein MTRPKTLSREEILESLANGLDDTTLLKLFPDEDPKRLRHIIAGTFVQVPKKPVQKQTPTAVAAAGCFQLFTDGASRGNPGEAGAGAVLYSPEGDELLASSSYLGSCTNNVAEYQALILGLDEAMQLGCRELSIALDSQLIVRQIQGQYKVKNETLLPLFQEVQKRLRRLEKWSIRHVPRAENSRADQLANRGIDEK, encoded by the coding sequence TTGACGAGGCCTAAGACACTTTCCCGGGAGGAGATTCTCGAGTCTCTTGCCAATGGGCTTGACGATACCACCCTGTTGAAGCTGTTTCCGGATGAAGATCCCAAGCGATTGCGGCATATTATCGCCGGGACTTTTGTGCAGGTACCCAAGAAGCCTGTTCAGAAACAAACGCCAACAGCAGTGGCAGCAGCCGGTTGCTTCCAGCTGTTTACCGATGGGGCCTCTCGGGGCAATCCTGGCGAGGCCGGTGCGGGGGCAGTTCTGTATTCTCCCGAAGGGGATGAGTTGCTTGCCAGTTCAAGCTACCTTGGAAGTTGCACCAATAACGTCGCCGAGTATCAGGCGCTGATCCTTGGTTTGGATGAAGCGATGCAGCTTGGGTGCCGGGAGCTGTCCATCGCCCTTGATTCGCAGTTGATTGTGCGCCAGATTCAGGGGCAGTACAAGGTTAAAAACGAAACCCTGCTCCCCTTGTTTCAAGAGGTGCAAAAACGACTGCGCCGGTTGGAAAAATGGAGCATACGTCACGTCCCCCGGGCGGAGAACAGCCGGGCGGATCAGCTGGCGAATCGCGGCATAGACGAGAAATGA